The DNA sequence CAAAAACGTACTCAATTGATCAGCACTCTCAACTTCAGAACAAAGAAAGAAGTGAGGTGTGAGCCACTGGCGCAGCGAAATGCTGTTTTGAAGAGCTGCTCACCCTGAGAGTGCTATCGCCTGAAAGGGCGATGCCCCGAATTGCAATCACACAGCTGATGACTTCATCAAAAATAAGCCGCCTACTCGTTCAACTGACTGAGTGACGATTCTACATATATAGAAAGTTTATCTCTTACAGACTAGTAAGGTGACATCCTGCCAACGCAAGCGAGCTTGCGCCATAACCCGTGAACCTCAAACCTATGAGGAGAAAGGGCAAACAGCTATATATCACGAAAAAAGCCCTCTTCGCATCTACCATCGGAGAGGGCATCAGTTCAAAAGCCTACAGATAACTTACAGAGCAAAGGTGAATTATTTGGGGTACAACGAGCGATTTCAGAGATCAGAAGCTATGACTTCCTAAAAAGGAAGTAGAATTCCGACTAGGCTCAGCAGGAAATCTACAGGACTTCACACCCTGAAGTCTTCTACAATGTCTCTGGCTTGTTTTCTTGTATAACTAGCTTCTGACTGATAACTAACCCTTGCCTCGGACGCTTTCACAACGCATGAAGCAGTAGGGCATTCCCCGCTTTTAGGGGGTAAACGATGAACAGATTTGTTGAAGTGACACTGCCCTACACTGTCGGTTTTCTGGTTGCCATCTTGATCTGTACAAGAGGTGTCAACCCCTATATCGCTTTTGTGGTGGGCGAAACAGTAGCTTTATTGTCCTGTTGGCTAGTTCGGTTCCTGATTAAGGTTCTCTGATAGTCCCACGGGAAAAAGTTAGTGGGCTGAATTGCTTGTGTGCGTAAAAAAAACCCCAGCAACCAGACTGGGGTAGGGAGATTACGAAGAACCAATTGTGAGATGCGACTAAGATTGTTTGAAGAGTGGAAGCGTTACCCGATAGAGCTGGCAGCCAATGTTGTTAGAACCAAGAAGCTCACGAGGAGTGTGGCGATCGCTCCTTGAAAAGCATAGCGACGCTGTTGCTCTTGGGAGGGGTACTCGGCGTAGTAA is a window from the Microcoleus sp. AS-A8 genome containing:
- a CDS encoding ssl1498 family light-harvesting-like protein, encoding MYTTVNQEGILNNYAPETPTYYAEYPSQEQQRRYAFQGAIATLLVSFLVLTTLAASSIG